Proteins from a single region of Verrucosispora sp. NA02020:
- a CDS encoding sugar kinase: MSGSGVRTGTGTGRVSAAGRVLVVGDVITDVVAVLTTPLARGTDTPASIRFTGGGQAANTAAWLTTQNVPVTLVGAVGDDGAGRDRIAELTAVGVDCAVRTVPGIGTGTVIVLAGEDERTMVTERGANVRLRPEQVDAALAEAPEASHLHLSGYTLLDPESRPAGRHALAAARERGLTTSVDAASAAPLRAVGPAAFLSWVRGVDLLLVNTDEATVLAGGLDPAAQGRALAATARRVVVKRGGAGATWVERTGTLVTSPARRVAVVDVTGAGDAFAAGLLAAWLTGATPEAALNRATDLGAAAVSQVGARPVG, translated from the coding sequence GTGAGCGGATCCGGCGTACGGACCGGCACCGGAACGGGCCGCGTCAGCGCCGCCGGCCGGGTGCTGGTCGTCGGTGACGTGATCACCGACGTGGTGGCGGTGCTGACCACCCCGCTGGCCCGGGGCACGGACACGCCCGCGTCGATCCGGTTCACCGGTGGCGGGCAGGCCGCGAACACCGCCGCCTGGCTGACCACGCAGAACGTACCGGTGACGCTGGTCGGTGCCGTCGGCGACGACGGTGCGGGACGGGACCGGATCGCGGAGCTGACCGCCGTCGGCGTCGACTGCGCGGTGCGGACCGTGCCCGGGATCGGCACCGGCACGGTGATCGTGCTGGCCGGTGAGGACGAACGCACCATGGTCACCGAGCGCGGGGCGAACGTGCGGCTGCGCCCCGAGCAGGTCGACGCGGCCCTGGCCGAGGCGCCGGAGGCGAGCCACCTGCACCTGTCCGGGTACACCCTGCTGGACCCGGAGTCCCGCCCGGCGGGCCGGCACGCGCTGGCCGCCGCCCGCGAGCGTGGCCTCACCACCAGCGTGGACGCGGCCTCCGCGGCACCGCTGCGGGCCGTCGGCCCGGCGGCCTTCCTGTCCTGGGTACGCGGGGTCGACCTGCTGCTGGTGAACACCGACGAGGCGACGGTGCTGGCCGGCGGACTGGATCCGGCGGCCCAGGGACGGGCGCTGGCCGCCACCGCCCGACGGGTGGTGGTCAAGCGCGGTGGCGCGGGTGCCACCTGGGTGGAACGGACCGGAACGCTCGTCACCTCACCGGCCCGCCGGGTGGCGGTGGTGGACGTGACGGGAGCGGGTGACGCCTTCGCGGCCGGGCTGCTCGCCGCCTGGCTGACCGGGGCGACCCCGGAGGCCGCCCTGAACCGGGCCACCGACCTCGGCGCGGCGGCGGTCTCCCAGGTGGGTGCCCGGCCGGTCGGCTGA
- a CDS encoding pseudouridine-5'-phosphate glycosidase, with protein MTDFHLRHGVEVAQALRERRPVVALESTIVSHGLPRPDNLRVAREIEQAVRDAGAVPATIGMVSGELVVGLDDAELTRLATAEDVTKLSVRDLAVAAATGADGATTVAATSAVAARAGIGVFATGGLGGVHREAAQTFDESADLVTLARTPIAVVCAGVKSILDVGATLERLETLGVAVVGYRTRRFPGFFITDSGFDLDWSVDSPELIADALAAREAHGVHHGGLVVANPLPVDEQLDPDLHDRTLAEGLARLERDGVSGKAVTPYLLSHFHSATEGASLAVNVRIILRNADLAARIAVAATTRRDSATA; from the coding sequence GTGACCGACTTTCACCTTCGCCACGGCGTCGAGGTGGCCCAGGCGCTGCGCGAGCGGCGTCCTGTGGTCGCCCTGGAGAGCACCATCGTCTCGCACGGCCTGCCCCGGCCGGACAACCTGCGGGTGGCCCGGGAGATCGAACAGGCCGTCCGGGACGCGGGCGCCGTCCCGGCCACCATCGGGATGGTCTCCGGCGAACTCGTGGTGGGCCTCGACGACGCCGAGCTGACCCGGCTGGCCACCGCCGAGGACGTGACCAAACTCTCCGTACGCGATCTCGCGGTGGCCGCCGCGACCGGCGCGGACGGTGCCACCACCGTGGCCGCGACCAGCGCGGTGGCGGCCCGGGCCGGGATCGGCGTGTTCGCCACCGGCGGCCTGGGCGGGGTGCACCGCGAGGCCGCGCAGACCTTCGACGAGTCCGCCGACCTGGTCACCCTCGCCCGGACGCCGATCGCGGTGGTCTGTGCCGGGGTCAAGTCGATCCTCGACGTGGGCGCGACGCTGGAGCGTCTGGAGACCCTCGGGGTGGCCGTGGTCGGCTACCGCACCCGTCGGTTCCCGGGCTTCTTCATCACCGACAGCGGCTTCGACCTGGACTGGTCGGTCGACTCGCCGGAGCTGATCGCCGACGCGCTGGCCGCCCGCGAGGCGCACGGCGTGCACCACGGCGGTCTGGTCGTCGCCAACCCGCTGCCGGTCGACGAGCAGCTCGACCCGGACCTGCACGACCGGACGCTCGCCGAGGGGCTGGCCCGACTGGAGCGCGACGGGGTGAGCGGCAAGGCGGTCACCCCGTACCTGCTCTCCCACTTCCACTCCGCCACGGAGGGCGCCAGCCTGGCGGTCAACGTCCGGATCATCCTGCGCAACGCCGATCTCGCCGCCCGGATCGCGGTGGCCGCCACCACCCGGCGCGACAGCGCCACGGCGTGA
- a CDS encoding DUF3039 domain-containing protein encodes MSTEVLERPELKDADTGPEMFHYVRKEKIAESAVMGTFVVALCGETFPVTKTPKKGSPVCPKCKEIYDSYRE; translated from the coding sequence GTGAGCACAGAGGTCCTCGAGCGTCCGGAGCTGAAGGACGCCGACACCGGCCCGGAGATGTTCCACTACGTCCGGAAGGAAAAGATCGCCGAGAGTGCCGTCATGGGCACCTTCGTCGTGGCGCTGTGCGGAGAGACCTTCCCGGTGACAAAGACCCCCAAAAAGGGTTCACCGGTCTGCCCCAAGTGCAAAGAGATCTACGACTCGTACCGCGAGTGA
- a CDS encoding trimeric intracellular cation channel family protein: MTTSTALLLADLAGVAVFAASGASAAVAKRLDLFGVVFVGFVAALGGGIFRDLVINEAPPLAFGDWRYATTAALTAGAIFWLHPQFARLRTTVLVLDAAGLGLFTVVGTLKALEAQVPPVGACLIGMLTAIGGGLVRDLLTAEIPVVLRREIYALAALVGSIVVAVLYGLDRTGPVPLTAAAALVFGVRLVALRHRWSAPVATLRPPRAGASGPPPE; this comes from the coding sequence GTGACCACCTCCACCGCCCTGCTCCTGGCCGACCTGGCCGGGGTCGCGGTCTTCGCCGCCTCGGGAGCCTCCGCGGCGGTCGCCAAGCGTCTCGATCTGTTCGGCGTGGTCTTCGTCGGTTTCGTCGCCGCCCTCGGCGGTGGGATCTTCCGTGACCTGGTCATCAACGAGGCGCCGCCGTTGGCCTTCGGCGACTGGCGGTACGCGACCACCGCCGCGCTGACCGCCGGGGCGATCTTCTGGCTGCACCCGCAGTTCGCCCGGCTGCGGACCACCGTCCTGGTGCTGGACGCGGCCGGGCTGGGCCTGTTCACCGTCGTCGGCACCCTCAAAGCCCTCGAAGCCCAGGTCCCGCCCGTCGGTGCCTGCCTGATCGGCATGCTCACCGCGATCGGCGGTGGGCTGGTCCGTGACCTGCTCACCGCCGAGATCCCGGTGGTGCTACGGCGGGAGATCTACGCGCTCGCGGCACTGGTCGGCTCGATCGTGGTCGCGGTCCTGTACGGCCTCGACCGCACCGGCCCGGTCCCGCTCACCGCCGCGGCGGCGCTGGTCTTCGGCGTACGCCTGGTGGCGCTGCGGCACCGGTGGTCGGCGCCGGTGGCGACGCTGCGCCCGCCCCGCGCCGGGGCGTCCGGCCCGCCGCCGGAGTGA
- a CDS encoding DEAD/DEAH box helicase, with protein MAPRTPALETFPPLRAWQRKAMVEYLRRRSEDFTAVATPGAGKTTFALRIAAELLADGTVEAVTVVAPTEHLKTQWADAAARIGIQLDAAFRNADLHSSTDYHGAVITYAQVGMAPHVHRRRTMTRRTLVILDEIHHAGDSRTWGDGVKAAFEPAVRRLMLTGTPFRSDDNPIPFVDYERGGDGLLRSRADSVYGYSDALRDGVVRPVLFLAYSGETRWRTNAGEELSARLGEPMTQDLIAQAWRTALDPAGDWMPQVLRAADARLTVLREAGMPDAAGLVIATDQQSARSYAKLIEQVTGEKAAVVLSDDVGASARIATFAASEQRWLVAVRMVSEGVDIPRLAVGVYATSASTPLYFAQAIGRFVRARRPGETASVFLPSVPHLLGLASEMEAERDHVLGKPKDREGFDDDLLERAQRDDQASGELEKRFAALSATAELDQVIFDGASFGTAAQAGTPEEEEYLGLPGLLTSAQVAELLSKRQSEQLAARKRRATERPAEPSAPPAPAPMNAAQRRVALRRQLNALVAAQHHRTGQPHGKIHAELRRLCGGPPSAQATIEQLEERIATVQTL; from the coding sequence GTGGCACCCCGGACGCCGGCGCTCGAGACGTTCCCGCCCCTACGGGCCTGGCAACGCAAGGCGATGGTGGAGTACCTGCGCCGACGCAGCGAGGACTTCACCGCAGTCGCCACCCCGGGTGCCGGGAAGACCACCTTCGCCCTGCGGATCGCCGCCGAACTGCTCGCGGACGGCACCGTCGAGGCGGTGACCGTGGTGGCGCCGACCGAGCACCTGAAGACCCAGTGGGCGGACGCGGCGGCCCGGATCGGCATCCAGCTCGACGCCGCGTTCCGTAACGCCGACCTGCACTCGTCGACGGACTACCACGGTGCGGTGATCACCTACGCGCAGGTCGGCATGGCCCCGCACGTGCATCGGCGGCGCACCATGACCCGGCGCACCCTGGTCATCCTCGACGAGATCCACCACGCCGGCGACTCCCGCACCTGGGGCGACGGGGTGAAGGCCGCCTTCGAACCGGCCGTACGCCGGCTGATGCTGACCGGTACGCCGTTCCGCTCCGACGACAACCCGATCCCGTTCGTCGACTACGAGCGGGGTGGGGACGGGCTGCTGCGGTCCCGGGCCGACTCGGTGTACGGCTACAGCGACGCCCTGCGCGACGGCGTGGTGCGGCCGGTGCTGTTCCTGGCGTACTCCGGGGAGACCCGGTGGCGCACCAACGCCGGGGAGGAGCTGTCGGCCCGGCTGGGCGAGCCGATGACCCAGGATCTCATCGCCCAGGCCTGGCGTACCGCCCTGGATCCGGCCGGGGACTGGATGCCGCAGGTGCTGCGGGCCGCCGACGCCCGGCTGACCGTGCTGCGCGAGGCGGGCATGCCCGACGCGGCCGGTCTGGTGATCGCCACCGACCAGCAGTCCGCCCGCTCGTACGCCAAACTCATCGAGCAGGTCACCGGCGAGAAGGCGGCTGTCGTCCTCTCCGACGACGTGGGCGCTTCGGCCCGGATCGCGACGTTCGCGGCGTCCGAGCAGCGGTGGTTGGTCGCGGTGCGGATGGTCTCCGAGGGGGTCGACATCCCCCGGCTGGCCGTCGGCGTCTACGCCACCAGTGCGAGCACGCCGCTCTACTTCGCGCAGGCCATCGGGCGGTTCGTCCGGGCCCGTCGCCCGGGGGAGACCGCCTCGGTGTTCCTGCCCAGCGTCCCGCACCTGCTCGGGCTGGCCAGCGAGATGGAGGCCGAGCGGGACCACGTGCTCGGCAAGCCGAAGGACCGCGAGGGTTTCGACGACGACCTGCTGGAGCGGGCCCAGCGCGACGACCAGGCCAGCGGCGAACTGGAGAAGCGGTTCGCCGCCCTCTCCGCCACCGCCGAACTCGACCAGGTGATCTTCGACGGCGCCTCGTTCGGCACCGCCGCCCAGGCAGGTACGCCCGAGGAAGAGGAGTACCTGGGCCTGCCCGGGCTGCTGACCTCGGCACAGGTGGCGGAGCTGCTGTCCAAGCGGCAGTCCGAGCAACTGGCGGCCCGGAAGCGGCGTGCGACCGAGCGGCCCGCCGAGCCCTCCGCCCCGCCCGCGCCGGCGCCGATGAACGCCGCCCAACGCCGAGTCGCGCTACGCCGCCAGCTCAACGCCCTGGTGGCCGCCCAGCACCACCGCACCGGTCAACCGCACGGCAAGATCCACGCCGAGCTCCGCCGCCTCTGCGGTGGCCCGCCCAGCGCCCAGGCCACCATCGAACAGCTCGAAGAACGCATCGCGACCGTCCAGACCCTCTAA
- a CDS encoding RNA polymerase sigma factor translates to MTEPRQTGADVRSLTDTLIAHAQSAGGQLTSAQLARTVESAEVTPAQAKKILRALSEAGVTVVVDGSASTRRRVAAARSATPASRATTAKTTKKAAPPAPKQAAAADEAPAPAPRKATARKATGTTADVAKAVAPAKKSTRATKATVAAATGAKPAKAAGKGEGAEGEVDPEELAAEIEDVVVEEPAELTRAAEADAASSATDNDFEWDDEESEALKQARRDAELTASADSVRAYLKQIGKVPLLNAEQEVELAKRIEAGLYAAERLRAADEGEEKLVRDMQRDLLWISRDGERAKNHLLEANLRLVVSLAKRYTGRGMAFLDLIQEGNLGLIRAVEKFDYTKGYKFSTYATWWIRQAITRAMADQARTIRIPVHMVEVINKLGRIQRELLQDLGREPTPEELAKEMDITPEKVLEIQQYAREPISLDQTIGDEGDSQLGDFIEDSEAVVAVDAVSFSLLQDQLQQVLQTLSEREAGVVRLRFGLTDGQPRTLDEIGQVYGVTRERIRQIESKTMSKLRHPSRSQVLRDYLD, encoded by the coding sequence GTGACAGAACCCCGCCAGACCGGCGCCGACGTTCGCTCGCTCACCGACACCCTGATCGCCCACGCGCAGAGCGCCGGCGGCCAGCTCACGTCGGCCCAGCTCGCGCGCACCGTCGAGTCCGCCGAGGTGACTCCGGCCCAGGCCAAGAAGATCCTGCGGGCGCTCTCCGAGGCCGGGGTGACCGTGGTGGTCGACGGTTCGGCCAGCACCCGCCGCCGGGTCGCCGCCGCCCGCTCCGCGACTCCCGCCTCCCGGGCCACCACCGCCAAGACCACCAAGAAGGCGGCTCCGCCCGCCCCGAAGCAGGCGGCCGCCGCCGACGAGGCGCCGGCGCCGGCACCCCGCAAGGCGACCGCGCGCAAGGCCACCGGCACCACCGCCGACGTGGCCAAGGCCGTCGCGCCGGCCAAGAAGTCCACCCGGGCCACCAAGGCGACGGTGGCCGCCGCGACCGGCGCCAAGCCGGCCAAGGCCGCCGGCAAGGGCGAGGGCGCCGAGGGTGAGGTCGACCCCGAGGAACTCGCCGCCGAGATCGAGGACGTGGTGGTCGAGGAGCCGGCCGAGCTGACCCGGGCCGCCGAGGCCGACGCGGCGAGTTCGGCCACCGACAACGACTTCGAGTGGGACGACGAGGAGTCCGAGGCGCTCAAGCAGGCGCGCCGGGACGCCGAGCTGACGGCGTCGGCCGACTCCGTCCGGGCGTACCTCAAGCAGATCGGCAAGGTGCCGCTGCTCAACGCCGAGCAGGAGGTGGAGCTGGCCAAGCGGATCGAGGCCGGGCTCTACGCCGCCGAGCGACTGCGCGCCGCCGACGAGGGCGAGGAGAAGCTGGTCCGCGACATGCAGCGCGACCTGCTCTGGATCTCCCGCGACGGCGAGCGCGCCAAGAACCACCTGCTGGAGGCGAACCTCCGCCTGGTCGTCTCGCTCGCCAAGCGGTACACGGGCCGTGGCATGGCCTTCCTCGACCTCATCCAGGAAGGCAACCTCGGCCTCATCCGCGCCGTCGAGAAATTCGACTACACCAAGGGCTACAAGTTCTCCACCTACGCCACCTGGTGGATCCGCCAGGCCATCACCCGCGCCATGGCCGACCAGGCCCGCACCATCCGCATCCCGGTACACATGGTCGAAGTGATCAACAAGTTGGGCCGGATCCAGCGCGAGCTGCTCCAGGACCTGGGCCGTGAGCCCACTCCGGAGGAGCTGGCGAAGGAGATGGACATCACACCGGAGAAGGTGCTGGAGATCCAGCAGTACGCCCGGGAGCCGATCTCGCTCGACCAGACCATCGGCGACGAGGGCGACAGCCAGCTCGGTGACTTCATCGAGGACTCGGAGGCGGTCGTCGCGGTCGACGCGGTGTCCTTCTCGCTGCTCCAGGACCAGCTCCAGCAGGTGCTCCAGACGCTGTCCGAGCGGGAGGCGGGCGTCGTCCGCCTGCGCTTCGGCCTGACCGACGGCCAGCCGCGCACGCTGGACGAGATCGGGCAGGTCTACGGGGTGACCCGGGAGCGGATCCGGCAGATCGAGTCCAAGACGATGTCCAAGTTGCGGCACCCGTCGCGTTCCCAGGTACTCCGGGATTATCTCGACTGA
- a CDS encoding inositol monophosphatase family protein, producing the protein MDRSTPQPGQLLEIAIEVAREAAATAYRMRVEGVSVAATKSTATDVVTAADRAVERQIIDALRRRRPDDAVLGEEYGAAERGTAAPAPVRWIVDPIDGTVNYLYGLAHCAVSIAAEVNGEVVAGVVRNIQTGEEWTATAGGGAWRDGRRLRGSAETDLGQALVITGFGYDSARRVHQARVVTELIAHVRDIRRLGAAAVDLCLVAEGRADAFYEKGLADWDRAAGGLVATEAGLRIGGIDGQDPGPDMVIAAPPELFVPLHDRLAALDASGGP; encoded by the coding sequence ATGGACCGCTCGACGCCGCAGCCAGGGCAGTTGTTGGAGATCGCGATCGAGGTGGCGCGGGAGGCGGCGGCCACCGCGTACCGGATGAGGGTCGAGGGCGTCTCCGTGGCGGCCACCAAGAGCACCGCCACCGACGTGGTGACCGCCGCCGACCGCGCGGTGGAGCGCCAGATCATCGACGCGTTGCGTCGGCGGCGTCCGGACGACGCGGTGCTGGGCGAGGAGTACGGCGCGGCGGAGCGCGGCACGGCGGCACCGGCGCCGGTGCGGTGGATCGTGGATCCGATCGACGGCACGGTCAACTACCTGTACGGGCTGGCGCACTGCGCGGTGTCGATCGCTGCCGAGGTGAACGGCGAGGTCGTGGCCGGTGTGGTGCGCAACATCCAGACCGGCGAGGAGTGGACCGCGACGGCCGGCGGCGGTGCCTGGCGGGACGGCCGGCGGTTGCGCGGTTCCGCCGAGACCGACCTCGGGCAGGCGCTGGTGATCACCGGTTTCGGCTACGACTCGGCCCGTCGGGTCCACCAGGCCCGGGTGGTGACCGAGTTGATTGCGCACGTCCGGGACATCCGTCGGCTCGGCGCCGCCGCCGTCGACCTCTGCCTGGTCGCCGAGGGGCGCGCCGACGCGTTCTACGAGAAGGGCCTGGCGGACTGGGACCGGGCCGCCGGCGGACTGGTGGCCACCGAGGCCGGCCTGCGGATAGGCGGGATCGACGGGCAGGACCCCGGGCCGGACATGGTCATCGCGGCGCCGCCGGAGCTGTTCGTGCCGCTGCACGACCGGCTGGCCGCGCTGGACGCCTCCGGCGGCCCCTGA
- a CDS encoding LytR C-terminal domain-containing protein has product MRALVVVGMLAVVALVFVVVALVKDTQGNAGSAQGCPVDWPRADVTLRERKDVKIKVLNATDRPGLAASVGDEFRNRDFQVQKEASQKKQVDDVAVLRYGPKGVGSAHLLRAYFLNNAEYEYDAKREDDVVDVVLGNGFRQLATTTEVNQSLGDLGSPVAPPGTCPMPIED; this is encoded by the coding sequence GTGCGAGCACTCGTTGTCGTCGGCATGCTGGCGGTGGTCGCCCTGGTCTTCGTGGTCGTCGCACTCGTCAAGGACACCCAGGGTAACGCGGGCTCCGCCCAGGGTTGCCCGGTGGACTGGCCCCGCGCCGACGTGACGTTGCGCGAGCGCAAGGACGTCAAGATCAAAGTGCTGAACGCCACCGACCGCCCCGGGTTGGCCGCCAGCGTGGGCGACGAGTTCCGCAACCGCGACTTCCAGGTCCAGAAGGAAGCGAGCCAGAAGAAGCAGGTCGACGACGTGGCGGTGCTGCGGTACGGCCCGAAGGGCGTCGGCTCCGCCCACCTGCTGCGGGCGTACTTCCTCAACAACGCCGAGTACGAGTACGACGCCAAGCGCGAGGACGACGTGGTGGACGTGGTCCTCGGCAACGGCTTCCGGCAACTGGCGACCACCACCGAGGTGAACCAGTCCCTCGGTGACCTCGGTTCGCCGGTGGCCCCGCCGGGCACCTGCCCGATGCCGATCGAGGACTGA
- a CDS encoding DUF4193 domain-containing protein, with the protein MATDYDAPRRDEVDLGEDSLEELKARRVDSQSGAVDVDEAEVAESFELPGADLADEELTVKVLPMQQDEFRCARCFLVHHRSQLAVERNGELICRECV; encoded by the coding sequence ATGGCCACCGACTACGACGCCCCGCGCCGCGACGAGGTCGACCTCGGCGAGGACAGCCTCGAAGAGCTCAAGGCCCGGCGCGTCGACTCACAGTCGGGTGCCGTGGACGTCGACGAGGCGGAGGTGGCGGAGAGCTTCGAGCTGCCCGGCGCCGACCTGGCCGACGAGGAGCTCACGGTCAAGGTGCTGCCGATGCAGCAGGACGAGTTCCGCTGTGCCCGGTGCTTCCTGGTGCACCACCGCAGCCAGCTGGCAGTCGAGCGCAACGGCGAGCTGATCTGCCGTGAGTGTGTCTGA
- a CDS encoding DUF3093 domain-containing protein — MARVSTSPSSSPTTAPPTYAERLRLPWWLWPAGIAVAALLSVEVWMGATGVRAWLPFAVLVPLALATMAWLGRIRVAVTDGELQVDDARLPARFVADAVALDADGRREVLGVAADPLAFVVQRPWISGAVQVVLDDPDDPTPFWVVSSRRPVELAEALLAARDSAR, encoded by the coding sequence CTGGCACGAGTGAGCACGTCACCGTCCTCCTCCCCCACCACGGCACCCCCGACGTACGCCGAACGGCTCCGGCTGCCCTGGTGGTTGTGGCCGGCCGGGATCGCGGTCGCCGCACTGCTGTCGGTGGAGGTCTGGATGGGCGCGACCGGCGTACGCGCCTGGCTGCCGTTCGCGGTGCTCGTCCCGCTCGCGCTGGCGACCATGGCCTGGCTGGGCCGGATCCGGGTCGCGGTGACCGACGGGGAACTCCAGGTCGACGACGCCCGACTGCCGGCGCGCTTCGTCGCCGACGCCGTCGCGCTGGACGCCGACGGGCGGCGTGAGGTGCTCGGTGTCGCCGCCGACCCGCTGGCGTTCGTGGTGCAGCGGCCGTGGATCTCCGGCGCCGTCCAGGTGGTCCTCGACGACCCGGACGACCCCACCCCGTTCTGGGTGGTCAGTTCCCGGCGCCCGGTCGAACTCGCCGAGGCGCTCCTGGCCGCCCGGGATTCGGCACGCTGA
- the dut gene encoding dUTP diphosphatase: protein MTDLVPVPVRQLDPDLPLPAYSHPGDAGADLVAAADVELPPGGRALVPTGVAIALPEGYVGLVHPRSGLAARLGVTVLNAPGTVDAGYRGEILVNLINHDRDAPVKISRGDRIAQLVVQRVARAAFRPVAELPASGRGTGGHGSTGGHVGLVPPPATDGVDGRDGTVSANSGGWTQ from the coding sequence GTGACCGACCTGGTGCCCGTACCGGTACGGCAACTCGACCCCGATTTGCCGCTGCCGGCGTACTCGCATCCCGGTGACGCCGGTGCCGACCTGGTGGCCGCCGCCGACGTCGAGTTGCCGCCCGGCGGCCGGGCTCTGGTGCCGACCGGCGTGGCGATCGCGTTGCCCGAGGGGTACGTGGGTCTGGTCCACCCCCGATCGGGGCTCGCGGCCAGACTCGGCGTGACGGTGCTCAACGCGCCCGGTACGGTCGACGCCGGCTACCGGGGTGAGATCCTGGTCAACCTGATCAACCATGATCGGGACGCACCGGTGAAGATCTCGCGGGGCGACCGGATCGCGCAACTCGTTGTGCAGCGGGTGGCACGGGCGGCCTTCCGGCCGGTGGCCGAACTGCCCGCGTCCGGCCGGGGCACCGGCGGGCACGGCTCCACCGGCGGACACGTCGGCCTGGTGCCGCCGCCGGCCACGGACGGCGTGGACGGAAGAGATGGCACGGTGAGTGCGAACAGCGGAGGGTGGACGCAGTGA
- a CDS encoding DUF3710 domain-containing protein produces the protein MIFSRKRAAGRHARDERATDALQTVDGAGSAPEAPARGPYDVSEAPDGVQRLDLGSLQIPAVPEVEVRVQADPQGVIQQVVLVHGPSALQLGVFAAPRSEGIWDEVREEIRKSLFSDGAAAQEVVGEYGTELHARVRTEDGLTDLRFVGVDGPRWMVRAVYQGAAATDPDAAGPLADCLNGLVVDRGQEAKPVREPLPLRLPREASDQVEADAEVAPAPGTR, from the coding sequence GTGATCTTCTCCCGAAAGCGGGCCGCGGGACGGCACGCCCGTGACGAGCGAGCCACGGACGCGCTCCAGACCGTCGACGGCGCCGGGTCGGCGCCGGAGGCGCCGGCGCGCGGGCCGTACGACGTCTCCGAGGCGCCGGACGGGGTGCAGCGACTCGACCTGGGCAGCCTGCAGATCCCGGCGGTCCCCGAGGTCGAGGTGCGGGTGCAGGCCGACCCGCAGGGGGTGATCCAGCAGGTCGTGCTGGTGCACGGGCCGAGTGCCCTGCAACTCGGCGTCTTCGCCGCGCCCCGCTCCGAGGGGATCTGGGACGAGGTGCGCGAGGAGATCCGCAAGTCGTTGTTCAGCGACGGCGCCGCCGCCCAGGAGGTCGTCGGCGAGTACGGCACCGAGCTGCACGCCCGGGTGCGTACCGAGGACGGGCTGACCGACCTGCGGTTCGTCGGAGTGGACGGGCCGCGCTGGATGGTCCGGGCGGTGTACCAGGGCGCGGCGGCCACCGACCCCGACGCCGCCGGTCCGCTGGCCGACTGCCTCAACGGGCTCGTCGTCGACCGGGGACAGGAGGCCAAGCCGGTGCGGGAGCCGCTGCCGCTGCGGCTGCCCCGCGAGGCGTCCGACCAGGTCGAGGCCGATGCCGAGGTGGCGCCGGCGCCGGGTACGCGCTGA
- a CDS encoding OB-fold nucleic acid binding domain-containing protein, translated as MSTGEGRGSLRRMLRRLTASEAEIEAQQLQWDSARCGGVPAAQCARGQVASVTGRLRTVVYSPRTNLPALEADLYDGSDVVTLVWLGQRRITGIEPGRHLTAKGRIAVRDDRKVIYNPYYELEPST; from the coding sequence ATGAGCACCGGCGAGGGTCGGGGTTCGCTGCGGCGCATGTTGCGACGGCTCACCGCCAGCGAGGCCGAGATCGAGGCGCAGCAGTTGCAGTGGGACAGCGCCCGCTGCGGCGGTGTCCCGGCGGCGCAGTGCGCCCGGGGTCAGGTGGCCTCGGTCACCGGCCGCCTGCGTACGGTGGTCTACTCGCCACGGACCAACCTGCCGGCGCTGGAGGCCGACCTCTACGACGGCAGCGACGTCGTGACGCTGGTCTGGTTGGGTCAGCGGCGTATCACCGGCATCGAGCCCGGGCGACACCTGACCGCGAAGGGGCGGATCGCGGTGCGGGACGACCGCAAGGTGATCTACAACCCGTACTACGAGTTGGAGCCGTCGACGTGA
- a CDS encoding DUF3159 domain-containing protein: protein MTTGQHPATQPETEPTDEERLPTVAEQMADQLGGWRGLVESSIPVVVFVVVNILGELRPAVIASVGVAVLIGVLRLAQRRPVRHAVNGLFGIGIGAAIAWRTGEARDFYLPGILYGIGYGVALLVSAVIRQPLVGWLWSVLVAKGSSEWRDDPRLVRTFTGLTVLWGVVWLAKVGVQAGLYLAEQDTALGVARLALGYPPYVLLLLITVWTVRRVMRESEPTPLPS from the coding sequence ATGACCACCGGACAGCACCCGGCCACCCAGCCGGAGACCGAGCCGACCGACGAGGAGCGGCTGCCGACCGTCGCCGAGCAGATGGCCGACCAACTCGGCGGCTGGCGGGGGCTGGTGGAGTCCAGCATCCCGGTGGTCGTCTTCGTGGTGGTCAACATCCTCGGCGAGCTGCGTCCCGCGGTGATCGCCTCGGTGGGCGTGGCGGTCCTGATCGGCGTGCTGCGGCTGGCCCAGCGCCGGCCGGTACGGCACGCGGTCAACGGACTGTTCGGCATCGGCATCGGTGCCGCCATCGCCTGGCGCACCGGCGAGGCACGCGACTTCTATCTGCCCGGCATCCTGTACGGCATCGGCTACGGGGTGGCGCTGCTGGTCTCGGCGGTGATCCGGCAGCCACTGGTCGGCTGGCTCTGGTCGGTGCTGGTGGCCAAGGGCAGCTCCGAGTGGCGCGACGATCCGAGGCTGGTGCGGACCTTCACCGGCCTGACCGTGCTCTGGGGCGTGGTCTGGTTGGCCAAGGTCGGGGTGCAGGCCGGGCTCTACCTGGCGGAGCAGGACACCGCGCTGGGCGTGGCCCGGCTCGCGCTGGGCTACCCGCCGTACGTGCTGCTGTTGCTGATCACGGTCTGGACCGTCCGGCGGGTCATGCGGGAGTCGGAGCCGACGCCGCTGCCGAGCTGA